A genome region from uncultured Desulfovibrio sp. includes the following:
- a CDS encoding adenine phosphoribosyltransferase, with translation MDINALIRRVPDYPQPGILFYDITPLLASAEGFAHVTDWMVAAARPLRPTMIVAAEARGFLFAAPLAQRLGIGLAPVRKPGKLPCATLSISYALEYGTSTLCLHKDALRPDDRVLIVDDVLATGGTARAMAHLVRQSGASVAGCCMLMELDALNGRQALDGIPLSVLLHV, from the coding sequence ATGGACATCAACGCCCTTATCCGCCGGGTTCCCGACTATCCGCAGCCCGGCATTCTCTTTTATGACATCACGCCCCTGCTGGCCTCGGCCGAGGGCTTTGCCCACGTGACCGACTGGATGGTCGCTGCGGCTCGCCCCCTGCGGCCCACCATGATCGTGGCTGCCGAAGCGCGGGGCTTTCTCTTTGCCGCGCCGCTGGCGCAGCGCCTGGGCATCGGCCTGGCGCCGGTACGCAAGCCCGGCAAGCTGCCCTGCGCAACCCTCAGCATCAGCTATGCTCTGGAATACGGCACCAGCACCCTCTGCCTGCACAAGGATGCCCTGCGCCCCGACGATCGCGTGCTCATTGTGGACGATGTGCTGGCCACGGGCGGTACGGCCAGGGCCATGGCGCATCTGGTGCGCCAGAGCGGCGCCAGCGTGGCCGGCTGCTGCATGCTCATGGAGCTGGACGCCCTCAACGGACGCCAGGCACTGGACGGCATTCCCCTGTCCGTGCTGCTGCACGTCTAG